The Arthrobacter russicus genome has a segment encoding these proteins:
- a CDS encoding 3-hydroxybutyrate dehydrogenase: MDTALPLSGRKALVTGGASGIGAAVVRELARLGATVTIADLAEATGLAEEVEGKVWRVDLSETAQFESLRLDFDILVNNAGIQRVAPIIDYEPAMFRKIQRIMVEAPFLLIRAVLPGMYQRNWGRIINMSSVHGLRASAFKSAYVTAKHALEGLSKVTALEGGEHGVTSNCVNPGYVRTPLVEAQIADQAKAHGIPESEVLAKVMLTESAIKRLVEPEEVASLVGWLAGPHAGMVTGASYPVDGGWSAK, encoded by the coding sequence ATGGACACCGCACTACCGCTTTCTGGACGCAAAGCATTGGTGACGGGCGGAGCGAGCGGGATCGGGGCCGCCGTCGTACGCGAATTGGCCCGGCTGGGCGCGACGGTGACCATCGCCGACCTCGCCGAAGCCACCGGACTGGCTGAAGAAGTCGAGGGGAAAGTTTGGCGGGTGGACTTGTCGGAGACCGCCCAGTTCGAGTCGCTCCGCTTGGATTTCGACATCCTGGTCAATAACGCCGGGATCCAACGGGTGGCGCCGATCATCGACTACGAACCGGCGATGTTCCGGAAGATCCAGAGGATTATGGTCGAGGCGCCGTTCCTTTTGATCAGAGCGGTGTTGCCCGGGATGTACCAACGGAACTGGGGCCGGATCATCAACATGTCCTCGGTGCACGGCCTGCGCGCCTCTGCGTTCAAGAGTGCTTACGTCACCGCCAAACACGCGCTCGAGGGGCTGTCCAAAGTCACGGCTTTGGAGGGCGGAGAACACGGGGTGACCAGCAACTGCGTCAACCCCGGTTATGTCCGGACGCCGTTGGTCGAGGCGCAGATTGCCGACCAGGCGAAAGCGCACGGGATCCCGGAGTCCGAAGTGCTGGCCAAAGTGATGTTGACCGAGAGCGCGATCAAGCGGTTGGTTGAACCGGAAGAGGTGGCTTCCCTGGTCGGTTGGTTGGCGGGTCCCCATGCGGGGATGGTCACCGGAGCCAGCTACCCGGTCGACGGCGGCTGGTCGGCCAAATAG
- a CDS encoding spermidine synthase → MKTTANPVAGEHRIDTGLAELEEEPGNPGSWLLRINGMQSSHVDLNDPLRLDFEYMRWMAALIEDRWSADDRLRVLHLGGGACSLARYLVAKFPNSRNTVVEIDGQLAVNVREWFGLPKAPLLKIRVGEARAVTTSLTEDSRDVIIRDVFSGRFTPSPLLTEEFTAEAKRVLSPDGIYLLNCGDTPALVNARREAATVAAAFRYTSIVADPPMLKGRRFGNLVLAGSDAPLATGGGLPRKLLAGAMPATLWDDEQVRRFARNQQVFKD, encoded by the coding sequence GTGAAAACGACGGCGAACCCGGTGGCCGGCGAGCACCGGATCGACACCGGTCTGGCGGAGTTGGAAGAGGAACCGGGCAACCCGGGCAGTTGGTTGCTCCGGATCAACGGCATGCAATCATCGCATGTGGATTTGAACGATCCATTGCGACTGGATTTCGAATACATGCGCTGGATGGCTGCCCTGATCGAGGATCGTTGGAGCGCCGACGATCGGCTGCGGGTATTGCACCTCGGTGGCGGCGCGTGTTCCCTGGCGCGCTATCTGGTGGCGAAATTTCCGAATTCCCGGAACACCGTCGTCGAAATCGACGGGCAGCTCGCGGTGAACGTCCGGGAGTGGTTCGGCTTGCCCAAGGCGCCTTTGCTGAAAATCCGGGTGGGGGAGGCCCGTGCGGTGACCACGTCGTTGACCGAAGACAGCCGCGACGTCATCATCCGGGACGTTTTCTCCGGGCGATTCACGCCGTCGCCGTTGCTGACCGAGGAATTCACCGCGGAAGCCAAGCGAGTGCTTTCTCCGGATGGGATCTATTTGCTCAACTGCGGAGATACCCCGGCACTGGTGAACGCCAGACGCGAGGCTGCCACCGTTGCCGCAGCCTTCCGGTACACCTCAATCGTCGCCGACCCGCCGATGCTCAAGGGTCGGCGATTCGGCAATCTGGTGCTTGCCGGCTCGGATGCCCCGTTGGCGACCGGGGGTGGACTGCCGCGGAAACTCCTGGCCGGGGCGATGCCGGCCACGCTGTGGGATGACGAGCAAGTCCGCAGATTCGCCAGAAACCAACAAGTTTTCAAAGACTAG
- a CDS encoding GNAT family N-acetyltransferase — protein MSFLVRQTSLDDAEPLVTMHLAAHREAYARLLPEAAFAAREARIPERVERQRGIIRDAHSHWIAVDDDGVLGFAHAGPPRDDADGGWPPPEDYELYGLYVLARGHGLGVAQELVGRAIGDRPAYLWVLDDNPKAQAFYRKSGFVRNQAKRELPAEWYGLSEVQMVRR, from the coding sequence ATGAGTTTTTTGGTTCGGCAAACCAGCTTGGACGACGCCGAACCATTGGTGACCATGCATTTGGCCGCGCACCGCGAAGCGTACGCGCGGCTCCTCCCGGAAGCAGCTTTTGCCGCTCGTGAAGCTAGGATTCCGGAACGGGTCGAGCGGCAGCGCGGAATCATCCGGGACGCACACAGCCATTGGATTGCCGTCGACGACGACGGCGTGCTCGGCTTCGCGCACGCCGGACCGCCGCGGGACGATGCGGACGGCGGATGGCCGCCGCCCGAAGACTACGAACTCTACGGGTTGTATGTGTTGGCCCGGGGGCATGGTCTCGGGGTGGCCCAGGAGCTGGTGGGCCGGGCGATCGGTGACCGTCCGGCCTATTTGTGGGTGCTCGACGACAACCCGAAGGCGCAGGCTTTCTACCGGAAGTCGGGCTTTGTGCGAAACCAGGCGAAAAGGGAGCTGCCGGCAGAGTGGTACGGCTTGTCGGAAGTCCAAATGGTGCGGCGATGA
- a CDS encoding O-methyltransferase gives MVDHISQPAWLDVENFLSKTVVKADSALAEAVESAARAGMPPIEVAPTAGKFLMLLARISGAKRVLEIGTLAGYSTIWLARGIPADGTVISCEFLPEHAAVARQNVDRAGIGGKVEIRVGAALETLAELAELTESAGPFDLIFIDADKGNNVNYLRRALELSRPGTVVVVDNVVWEGAFLAPEASGDALAIRETLEFLGSSESFDATAIATANSKGWDGFAVAVVQ, from the coding sequence ATGGTCGATCACATTTCCCAGCCCGCCTGGCTGGACGTGGAAAATTTCCTCAGCAAGACCGTGGTCAAAGCCGATTCCGCCTTGGCCGAGGCCGTTGAATCGGCTGCCCGGGCCGGGATGCCGCCGATCGAAGTTGCGCCCACCGCCGGAAAATTCCTGATGCTTCTGGCCCGGATCTCGGGGGCCAAACGGGTTCTGGAAATCGGTACGCTGGCCGGCTACTCGACGATTTGGCTCGCGCGCGGAATCCCGGCGGACGGAACCGTCATCAGCTGCGAATTCCTGCCCGAGCATGCGGCCGTGGCTCGGCAAAACGTCGACCGGGCCGGAATCGGCGGCAAAGTCGAGATCAGAGTCGGCGCGGCGTTGGAAACCTTGGCCGAGCTGGCCGAATTGACTGAATCGGCCGGTCCCTTCGACCTGATCTTCATCGACGCGGACAAAGGCAACAACGTCAACTACTTGCGGCGGGCCTTGGAACTGAGCCGCCCCGGGACCGTTGTCGTGGTGGACAACGTGGTCTGGGAGGGCGCCTTCCTGGCACCGGAGGCCAGCGGTGATGCTTTGGCGATCCGGGAAACCTTGGAGTTCCTCGGATCGTCCGAATCCTTCGATGCGACCGCAATCGCCACCGCCAATTCCAAAGGCTGGGACGGCTTCGCCGTTGCGGTGGTGCAATGA
- a CDS encoding thiamine-binding protein yields the protein MLVAFSVSPSSAHADGSVHDAVAAAVKIVRESGLPNQTDAMFTTLEGEWDEVFDVIKRATEAVGAFGARVSLVLKADIRPGYTGELTGKVARLEKAIEES from the coding sequence ATGCTTGTTGCCTTCTCAGTGTCCCCGAGCTCAGCCCATGCCGACGGTTCCGTGCACGATGCGGTGGCCGCTGCGGTCAAAATCGTTCGGGAATCCGGTTTGCCGAATCAGACCGATGCCATGTTCACCACTTTGGAGGGCGAATGGGATGAGGTCTTCGACGTGATCAAACGCGCCACCGAGGCGGTGGGCGCATTCGGCGCCCGGGTTTCCTTGGTGCTCAAAGCCGATATCCGGCCGGGCTACACGGGTGAGTTGACCGGCAAAGTGGCCCGGCTGGAAAAGGCGATCGAGGAGAGCTGA